One window from the genome of Glycine soja cultivar W05 chromosome 12, ASM419377v2, whole genome shotgun sequence encodes:
- the LOC114377967 gene encoding syncoilin-like: protein MATPKQSYEQQQQQQQPNVQRVRNSGMINSNQSPMRDDKEEEMSRSALAMFRAKEEEIERRKVEVRDKVHAYLGRVEEETKRLAEIREELEGLTDPLRKEVAIVRKKIDSVNKELKPLGQTCQRKEREYKEALDAFNEKNKEKAQLVTKLMELVTESEKLRMKKLEELSKNVDTLH from the exons ATGGCAACACCAAAACAGTCATAtgagcagcaacaacaacaacaacaaccaaatgtGCAGCGAGTGAGGAACTCGGGGATGATTAACAGCAACCAGAGTCCAATGAGGGATGACAAGGAAGAGGAGATGTCAAGATCAGCTTTGGCAATGTTCCgagcaaaggaagaagaaattgAAAGGAGAAAAGTTGAGGTGAGGGATAAGGTTCACGCTTATCTCGGTCGAGTAGAGGAGGAAACAAAACGATTGGCTGAGATTAGAGAA GAGCTTGAGGGTCTCACAGATCCATTGAGGAAGGAAGTTGCAATAGTTCGAAAGAAGATAGACAGTGTTAACAAAGAGTTAAAGCCACTGGGCCAAACCTGCCAGAGAAAG GAGAGAGAATACAAGGAAGCCCTTGACGCTTTCAAtgagaaaaacaaggaaaaagcTCAACTTGTTACTAAACTAATGGAG CTGGTGACTGAAAGTGAGAAGTTGAGGATGAAGAAGCTGGAGGAGTTAAGCAAAAACGTAGATACCCTGCATTGA